A section of the Harmonia axyridis chromosome 2, icHarAxyr1.1, whole genome shotgun sequence genome encodes:
- the LOC123672331 gene encoding ATP synthase subunit d, mitochondrial-like, whose amino-acid sequence MAAKRIVKSSINWAQLAERVPEHQRPIYQAFKAKSDNYLRRVLAYPENPPVIDWSLYKSKVPVPGMVEEFQKQYSALKIPYPPDTVSSQIDVVEKEIKADIEAFKKESNANIAQYQKELDHLNSLIPYSEMTMEDFKDAHPDIALDTINRPTFWPHDGSDDGESEKSEKDHH is encoded by the exons ATGGCTGCGAAAAGAATAGTAAAAAGTTCTATAAATTGGGCTCAACTTGCTGAAAGAGTACCAGAGCACCAACGCCCAATTTATCAGGCTTTCAAAGCTAAGTCTGATAATTATTTGAGAAG GGTTTTAGCTTACCCAGAAAATCCACCAGTAATTGATTGGTCCCTTTATAAGTCAAAAGTTCCTGTACCAGGAATGGTCGAAGAGTTCCAGAAACAGTATAGTGCATTGAAAATACCCTACCCACCAGATACTGTTTCTTCACAAATTGATGTTGTAGAAAAAGAAATCAAGGCAGATATTGAGGCCTTCAAAAAGGAATCAAATGCAAATATTGCCCA atatCAAAAGGAATTGGACCATTTGAACAGCCTTATTCCATATAGTGAAATGACCATGGAAGATTTCAAAGATGCTCACCCAGATATTGCATTGGATACAATCAACAGACCAACTTTCTGGCCTCAtgatggttctgatgatggagAATCTGAGAAATCAGAGAAAGATCATCACTAA
- the LOC123672330 gene encoding 28S ribosomal protein S34, mitochondrial, whose amino-acid sequence MPYKYIGKTIDHKGKTLWEIVGNLKNFGVGRMVLRNSFQRYPEKSYMRITKVEALPNPENPSMDVRRKVKVYIDETFRGNKLREHSVINLASYKADYVLVPKDEEYKYNDDAAAKIRIVPRTVELPPLLKELVKRENLANGEPADKDNKVKVAYVTGPYANYRVAEEGEKPDFEITMGLGTPASPSLYEGIGLNFSKSRV is encoded by the exons atgccTTATAAATATATAGGAAAAACTATAGATCACAAAGGAAAAACTCTATGGGAAATTGttggaaatttaaaaaattttggtgtaggTCGTATGGTATTGAGAAACAGCTTCCAACGTTACCCAGAAAAATCGTATATGAGGATTACCAAAGTAGAAGCTCTCCCAAATCCAGAAAACCCATCTATGGAT GTACGACGAAAAGTGAAAGTTTATATCGATGAAACTTTCAGAGGAAATAAATTGCGTGAACACTCTGTTATTAACCTAGCTAGCTACAAAGCCGATTACGTATTAGTACCTAAAGATGAAGAGTACAAATACAATGATGATGCAGCAGCTAAAATAAGAATTGTGCCACGAACTGTTGAATTACCGCCTCTACTTAAAGAATTAGTTAAAAGGGAAAATTTAGCCAATGGTGAGCCCGCTGATAAAGACAATAAAGTAAAAGTTGCTTATGTAACAGGACCCTATGCTAACTACAGAGTAGCTGAAGAAGGTGAAAAACCAGATTTCGAAATAACAATGGGATTGGGAACACCAGCATCACCTAGTTTATATGAAGGCATtggattgaatttttcaaaatcaagaGTATGA